Proteins encoded in a region of the Rutidosis leptorrhynchoides isolate AG116_Rl617_1_P2 chromosome 9, CSIRO_AGI_Rlap_v1, whole genome shotgun sequence genome:
- the LOC139869133 gene encoding uncharacterized protein, with amino-acid sequence MGPLTELDSMYEAELINLLAPFNLSTDDDVVMWTPSVTGDYSVAEGVRLLCASSDSQVINWKKLVWNNRVPSKVAIFHWLACKKSIPVRDILIRRHILSHSHSPLCGWCNPEVETIEHLLLHCSWSHKVWSALFQWWNLRWVMPNSILNFSADWYHDMGIGDKKFWRLIGPATLWAIWIARNDFIFNGNYTCWTSIFRSIKLKVFLWASTFKLCYSHQSYVWDYNPGLLCHSV; translated from the coding sequence ATGGGTCCTTTGACAGAGTTAGACTCCATGTATGAGGCTGAACTAATAAATTTGTTAGCTCCTTTTAATTTATCCACTGATGATGATGTTGTGATGTGGACCCCATCGGTTACAGGGGATTATAGTGTAGCCGAGGGGGTTCGTTTGTTGTGTGCTTCGTCCGATTCACAAGTGATTAATTGGAAGAAATTGGTTTGGAATAATCGTGTACCATCAAAAGTTGCAATATTTCATTGGTTAGCATGTAAAAAAAGTATCCCGGTAAGGGATATCCTAATTAGGAGACACATCCTTTCTCATTCTCACTCGCCTTTATGTGGGTGGTGCAACCCCGAAGTGGAAACTATAGAGCATCTTCTCCTACATTGCTCTTGGTCGCATAAAGTTTGGTCCGCCTTATTCCAATGGTGGAATTTAAGATGGGTAATGCCAAATTCAATTTTGAATTTCTCAGCCGATTGGTACCACGATATGGGAATTGGGGATAAAAAGTTTTGGAGACTAATCGGCCCGGCAACACTTTGGGCTATATGGATTGCAAGAAATGATTTCATCTTCAATGGTAACTACACGTGTTGGACAAGCATATTCCGGAGCATCAAGCTTAAGGTCTTTTTGTGGGCATCTACGTTTAAATTATGTTATTCTCATCAATCATATGTATGGGATTACAATCCCGGCTTACTATGTCATTCGGTATGA